From the Devosia sp. FJ2-5-3 genome, the window TCGATATGGGCCCGGATGGCGGCGATGGCCTGCGCCGCGTCGGCCGCCAGGATGCCGTCGAAGATCGCCTGGTGCTCGGCAATGGTTAGGGCGAGGCGCCGGGGCGTGATGATGAGGCGGCGGGCGCGATCGAGATTGGCGCGCGCCTTGTCAATAATGGCTTTCACCCTGGTGAGGCGCATGCGGCGGAAGATGATGTCGTGGAAATCGACGTCGATCTGGTGGAAGGTCTCGGCGTCATCAATGGATGCGGCCGCGCGCTGGGCCGCCATGTTGGCATGGAGAGCCGCGATCACTTCTTCGTCGTGCTTGCCGATGAGCACCCTGAGGGCTTCGCTCTCCAGCCCTTTGCGGATGAGCATGTATTCCCGCACGTCGGCGATCTTCACCAGCGATACGGTCGAGCCGCGCTGGGGTGCAATATCGACGAGCCCTTCTTCGGCAAGTCGTGCGAGTGCTTCGCTGACCGGAAAGCGGGAAACGCCCAATTGTTTGCAGATGGCCGATTTATCCAGCCCTGCGCCTGGGGGCAGAGTGAGAGAAACAATGGCCTGGCGAAGCGTATTGGTGACGTCGACAGTGACGCTGCCGCGGGCAAAGCTGCCCGCATCAGGCAGAAAATCATAGGGACCGGCTTCCGTTTTCATGCTAACATGTTAGTTAGTGCCGTGTTGCTTGACAATGTCGGGCGCCCTCGATTGCTGAGTAATCTGGGGGCAAAAGCCGGCGAGGTAAAGCAGAGCCTCCAGCCCCGAGAGCCCGAACCGATGACCGACACCATGATCCGCCCCCAGGGCAAGACGCTTT encodes:
- a CDS encoding GntR family transcriptional regulator, which translates into the protein MKTEAGPYDFLPDAGSFARGSVTVDVTNTLRQAIVSLTLPPGAGLDKSAICKQLGVSRFPVSEALARLAEEGLVDIAPQRGSTVSLVKIADVREYMLIRKGLESEALRVLIGKHDEEVIAALHANMAAQRAAASIDDAETFHQIDVDFHDIIFRRMRLTRVKAIIDKARANLDRARRLIITPRRLALTIAEHQAIFDGILAADAAQAIAAIRAHIDAVMVELFAFARSHPHLFADGAELAVDSDDFPFG